Proteins from a single region of Choloepus didactylus isolate mChoDid1 chromosome 10, mChoDid1.pri, whole genome shotgun sequence:
- the C10H9orf78 gene encoding telomere length and silencing protein 1 homolog: MPATGKTFRRRRADSESEEDEQNSEEVRLKLEETREVQNLRKRPNGVSAVALLVGEKVQEETTLVDDPFQMKTGGMVDMKKLKERGKDKISEEEDLHLGTSFSAETNRRDEDADMMKYIETELKKRKGIVEHEEQKIKLKNAEDCLYELPENIRVSSAKKTEEMLSNQMLSGIPEVDLGIDAKIKNIISTEDAKARLLAEQQNKKKDSETSFVPTNMAVNYVQHNRFYHEELNAPIRRNKEEPKARPLRVGDTEKPEPERSPPNRKRPANEKATDDYHYEKFKKMNRRY, encoded by the exons ATGCCGGCCACCGGGAAGACCTTTCGCCGGCGCCGGGCCGACTCAGAGTCGGAGGAGGATGAGCAGAACTCAGAGGAGGTTCG attaAAACTGGAGGAGACCCGAGAAGTGCAGAATTTGAGGAAGCGGCCCAATGGGGTGAG tGCTGTGGCCCTGCTGGTGGGAGAGAAGGTGCAGGAAGAGACTACTCTAGTG GATGATCCCTTTCAGATGAAGACAGGTGGTATGGTggacatgaagaaactgaaggagAGGGGCAAAGATAA GATTAGTGAAGAGGAAGACCTCCACCTGGGGACGTCATTTTCTGCAGAAACCAACCGAAGGGATGAGGATGCAGACAT GATGAAGTACATTGAGACAGAGCTTAAGAAGAGGAAAGGGATTGTGGAACACGAGGAACAGAAAATAAAGCTGAAGAATGCGGAGGATTGTCTTTATGAACTACCAGAAAATATCCGTGTTTCCTCAGCAAAGAAAACCGAAGAGATGCTTTCCAACCAGATGCTGAGTGGCATCCCTGAGGTGGACCTTGGCATCGA tgctaaaattaaaaatatcatttccaCGGAGGATGCCAAGGCCCGTCTGCTGGCAGAACAGCAGAACAAGAAGAAAGACAGTGAGACATCCTTCGTGCCCACTAACATGGCTGTAAATTACGTGCAGCACAATCGAT TTTATCATGAGGAGCTCAATGCCCCCATACGGAGGAATAAAGAAGAACCCAAAGCCCGGCCTTTGAGAGTGGGTGACACGGAGAAGCCGGAGCCTGAGA gGTCCCCTCCTAACCGCAAGCGTCCTGCTAACGAGAAGGCCACCGATGATTATCACTATGaaaaattcaagaagatgaaCAGGCGGTACTGA